The following DNA comes from Mycoplasma phocoenae.
ACATAACATTGAATGTGAGGGTGAACATTTAATAGTTGACGGTAAATCAATTAAAATATTTGCAAAAAGAGATCCATTAGAATTACCTTGAAAAGATTTAAATATTGATATAGTTATTGAAGGTACGGGACACTTTGTTACTGAAGAAGGCGCTTCATTACATTTACAAGCAGGAGCTAAAAAGGTTTTAATCACAGCTCCAGCAAAAGGTAAAAATAATATAAAAACAGTAGTTTACTCAGTAAATGAAAACATTTTAACAGCTGAAGACAAAATTGTTTCAGCAGCTTCATGTACAACAAATTGTTTAGCTCCTGTTGCTAACGCAATAAACAAAGAATTCGGAATTAAAAAGGGTGTAATGACAACCGTGCATGCTTACACTGCTGACCAAAACATTCAAGATGCTCCGCATAGAGATTTAAGAAGAGCTCGTGCAGCGGGACAAAACATGGTACCAACCACAACTGGCGCAGCTAAAGCGATTGGTAAGGTTATTCCAGCATTAGCGGGGAAATTGGACGGAGTGGCATTGCGTGTGCCTGTCATTACTGGTTCAGTCGTTGATTTAACTATTGAATTAGAATCACAACCAAGTATCGATGAATTGAATAAAGCAGTTAAAAAATACGAATCAGATTCATTACTATTTTGTGAAGATCCAATAGTATCAAGTGATATCATTTCAGAAACACATGGTTCAATATTTGATTCATTATTAACAACATTTATTGAAGTTGAAGGTAAAAGATTATACAAAGTATATGCATGATATGATAACGAACAAAGTTTCGTATCACAATTTGTAAGAACTTTAAAACATATGTCAAATTTATAATTTAGTCGGTTTTACCGACTTTTATTTTTTTTTATATAAAATGAAATTATGAAAACCCTTCTAAGCAACAATATAAATGATTTAACACATCGAGAAAACTACGGTTTTTTTGCTTGATTTGGCGGCTACAGTTCTTTCGACGAGTCGCGCTGATTATTTATTACATTGTTTGTAGTATTTTTTTTACTATTATTTAGTTTTATTTTATTTAGAAAACCAATAGTTAAAAAGTATCAATTGTGTGAAAAAATTTTATATATGAATAAAGCGACTTTTTGAAAAGTTTCAGGATTTATCGCATTGA
Coding sequences within:
- the gap gene encoding type I glyceraldehyde-3-phosphate dehydrogenase, producing MTKKRIAINGFGRIGRLVFREIFNDESLEVVAINDLTDAKVLAHLLKYDTAHKQFKHNIECEGEHLIVDGKSIKIFAKRDPLELPWKDLNIDIVIEGTGHFVTEEGASLHLQAGAKKVLITAPAKGKNNIKTVVYSVNENILTAEDKIVSAASCTTNCLAPVANAINKEFGIKKGVMTTVHAYTADQNIQDAPHRDLRRARAAGQNMVPTTTGAAKAIGKVIPALAGKLDGVALRVPVITGSVVDLTIELESQPSIDELNKAVKKYESDSLLFCEDPIVSSDIISETHGSIFDSLLTTFIEVEGKRLYKVYAWYDNEQSFVSQFVRTLKHMSNL